The proteins below are encoded in one region of Levilactobacillus namurensis:
- a CDS encoding MarR family winged helix-turn-helix transcriptional regulator: MTDVDEMAVDIERIHQLNSVLRPFIKRPSSGDAVTFEQYRILHELMKEKTSTSELSRRLNVGQSMISIQISRLLKNGYIQDETLPTDRRYHVFQITERGEAIHEHVSLVLAHELPQLMSKLSSYVKS, encoded by the coding sequence ATGACAGATGTTGACGAAATGGCCGTAGACATCGAACGGATTCACCAATTGAATTCGGTGCTACGTCCCTTTATTAAGCGGCCAAGCAGTGGGGATGCGGTCACTTTTGAACAATACCGGATCTTACACGAATTGATGAAGGAAAAGACCAGTACCAGTGAATTATCCCGGCGGTTGAACGTCGGCCAATCGATGATTTCCATTCAAATCAGTCGGTTGCTGAAGAACGGGTACATCCAAGACGAAACGTTACCGACTGATCGGCGGTACCACGTCTTCCAGATTACCGAACGCGGAGAAGCGATTCACGAGCACGTTAGTCTGGTCTTAGCCCACGAATTGCCGCAATTGATGTCAAAGTTATCATCATATGTTAAGTCATAA
- a CDS encoding phosphopentomutase, whose protein sequence is MAFKRIFGLVMDSVGAGAAPDSEKYGDQGADTLGHVGQFYEGNLQLPNLARLGLSNLHGTPIMGVPVNPDPHAYYGKMQEISAGKDSMDGHWEMMGLPVTKALSTFPNGFPQDLLDKLEAFSGRKIIGNRPESGTKIIAELGEQQMQTGDLIVYTSGDSVIQIAAHEDVIPLAELYKICDYARSLVNGPEYLVGRIIARPYVGPDAQHFTRTANRRDFTLEPTGETDLDRLQSAGVHVVGVGKINDIFSGHGIDEGYHNESNMDGMDHVDHVMAEDFEGFCFINLVDFDAMYGHRRNPQGFGQALMDFDRRLGTVLANLRDDDLLLITADHGNDPTYTGSDHTRELVPLLAYSPSFKQGGSLGIRSPFADLGATVLDNFNVVGNGQGHSFLADLN, encoded by the coding sequence ATGGCATTTAAGCGAATTTTTGGATTAGTCATGGATTCAGTCGGTGCGGGAGCGGCGCCTGATTCCGAGAAGTACGGTGACCAGGGGGCCGATACCTTGGGTCACGTGGGTCAGTTCTACGAAGGTAACTTACAGTTGCCCAACCTGGCTCGCTTAGGGTTATCCAACCTGCATGGCACGCCAATCATGGGCGTCCCCGTTAACCCTGACCCGCACGCCTACTACGGTAAGATGCAGGAAATCTCCGCCGGTAAGGATTCCATGGATGGTCATTGGGAAATGATGGGGCTGCCTGTGACCAAGGCGTTAAGCACCTTCCCTAATGGCTTTCCCCAGGACCTGCTGGACAAGCTAGAAGCCTTCTCTGGCCGTAAGATCATCGGGAACCGTCCTGAATCGGGAACCAAGATCATCGCGGAACTTGGCGAACAACAGATGCAGACCGGCGACCTGATCGTCTATACCTCGGGTGACTCCGTTATCCAGATTGCCGCCCACGAAGACGTGATTCCTTTAGCGGAACTTTACAAGATTTGTGACTATGCCCGTTCGTTAGTGAACGGCCCCGAATACTTAGTTGGTCGGATCATTGCTCGGCCGTACGTTGGACCGGACGCTCAGCATTTTACCCGGACGGCGAACCGGCGTGACTTCACCTTAGAACCGACCGGTGAGACGGACTTGGACCGCTTGCAAAGTGCCGGCGTTCACGTGGTAGGGGTTGGGAAGATCAACGATATCTTCTCCGGCCACGGCATCGACGAAGGTTACCATAACGAAAGCAACATGGATGGAATGGATCACGTGGACCACGTAATGGCGGAAGACTTCGAGGGCTTTTGCTTCATCAACCTGGTCGACTTCGATGCGATGTACGGCCACCGGCGGAATCCGCAAGGCTTTGGCCAAGCCCTCATGGACTTTGACCGGCGACTCGGGACGGTGTTGGCGAACCTGCGCGATGATGACCTGCTGTTGATCACGGCCGACCACGGGAACGACCCGACCTATACGGGGTCGGATCACACCCGCGAATTGGTGCCGTTGCTGGCCTACTCACCTAGTTTCAAGCAGGGAGGGAGCTTAGGCATCCGCTCACCATTCGCTGACTTGGGGGCCACGGTCCTGGATAACTTTAACGTCGTAGGGAACGGCCAAGGCCACAGCTTCTTGGCAGACCTTAACTAG
- a CDS encoding metallophosphoesterase → MNKFAVVHLSDIQLTPATRAGESPTPGPLATILADLTTHDLDPDLIVISGDLFQNGAPTDYQWLRTYLHRQSHRLGVPIQVVLGDQDDRTAFNAGYLQRTVPYYAYKQVYQNMDFYFLDSKWRSRRTAGWLGRDQLDWLNKNLHLAPRRRAFLFLHHPLDAPSLRDMRYTLLQNNRELLAILHGHNIGGIYAGHVEFAANYLVDNGLPVTVVGGAANYVDCQDPHQHRVHPATSYNVITIQRGVASVTTRPLAFEPQVVRTIDVGNTGFAKHRPRLSQPYH, encoded by the coding sequence ATGAATAAATTTGCAGTGGTTCATTTATCCGATATCCAACTGACACCGGCAACCCGAGCGGGCGAGTCGCCGACCCCGGGACCCTTAGCGACCATTTTGGCGGATCTGACGACCCACGACCTGGACCCGGACTTGATCGTGATCAGTGGTGACTTGTTTCAGAACGGGGCCCCGACGGATTACCAGTGGCTCCGCACCTACTTGCACCGGCAGAGCCACCGACTGGGTGTCCCGATTCAGGTGGTTTTGGGGGATCAAGACGACCGGACGGCCTTTAACGCGGGGTATCTCCAGCGCACGGTGCCGTATTACGCTTATAAACAGGTCTATCAGAATATGGACTTTTACTTTTTAGACAGCAAGTGGCGTTCCCGGCGCACCGCCGGCTGGCTGGGGCGCGACCAGCTGGATTGGTTGAACAAGAACCTGCACCTGGCACCGCGGCGGCGGGCTTTTCTCTTCCTACACCACCCGCTAGACGCTCCGTCCTTGCGCGACATGCGCTATACGTTGCTCCAGAATAATCGCGAGTTGCTGGCGATTCTCCACGGGCACAACATTGGCGGGATTTACGCGGGGCACGTCGAGTTTGCGGCCAATTACTTAGTCGATAACGGGTTGCCGGTAACGGTGGTCGGCGGGGCGGCCAACTACGTGGATTGCCAGGATCCGCACCAACACCGGGTCCATCCGGCAACCAGCTACAATGTCATCACGATTCAACGCGGTGTCGCCAGTGTGACCACGCGTCCGTTAGCGTTTGAGCCACAGGTCGTGCGGACAATCGACGTGGGGAACACGGGGTTTGCCAAGCACCGGCCAAGGTTGAGCCAGCCGTACCATTAG
- the rihC gene encoding ribonucleoside hydrolase RihC — MTIKILMDTDPGIDDAAALTMAINDPKIDLKLITTVAGNVTVDKTTKNALKIVRFFNQSIPVAAGAEQPLFKDFEDAARIHGESGMPGYDFPEDLPKPLNKTAVEALHDEIMASQDPITLVPTGSYTNIALLFSEYPEVKSHIDRIVAMGGALGKGNMTSAAEFNVFTDPDAAAIVYKSGIPIVMVGLDITMKALLTNENIEKLQHINEAGQMLHDIIINDGDHSDKGSAMHDVNTIFYLLHPEAIKTEDMWVDVVTQGPAIGETVGDIRGAYHNGKTNAKVSVDIDDQAFNDWFMQEVRNIKM, encoded by the coding sequence ATGACAATTAAAATTTTGATGGATACCGACCCCGGTATCGACGATGCAGCGGCTTTGACGATGGCCATCAACGACCCGAAGATCGACTTGAAGTTAATCACCACGGTCGCTGGGAACGTTACGGTCGACAAGACCACTAAGAATGCGTTGAAGATCGTGCGGTTCTTCAACCAATCCATTCCAGTGGCTGCCGGTGCCGAACAACCTTTGTTCAAGGACTTCGAAGATGCTGCACGGATTCACGGGGAATCCGGGATGCCGGGTTACGACTTCCCAGAAGACCTGCCGAAGCCACTGAACAAGACGGCCGTTGAAGCCCTGCATGATGAGATCATGGCTAGCCAAGATCCCATTACTTTAGTGCCAACGGGTTCTTACACCAACATCGCCTTACTCTTCTCTGAATACCCAGAAGTGAAGAGCCATATTGACCGGATCGTGGCCATGGGTGGTGCCCTGGGTAAGGGGAACATGACCAGTGCCGCTGAATTCAACGTCTTCACCGACCCAGATGCAGCAGCTATCGTCTACAAGTCCGGGATTCCGATTGTCATGGTTGGCCTGGATATCACCATGAAGGCGCTGTTGACTAACGAAAACATCGAGAAGTTGCAACACATCAACGAAGCGGGCCAGATGTTGCACGACATCATCATCAACGATGGTGACCACAGCGACAAGGGTAGCGCGATGCACGATGTGAACACCATCTTCTACCTGCTGCACCCAGAAGCCATCAAGACCGAAGACATGTGGGTCGACGTGGTTACCCAAGGCCCAGCTATCGGTGAAACGGTTGGGGACATCCGGGGGGCTTACCACAACGGCAAGACCAACGCCAAGGTTTCCGTCGACATCGACGACCAAGCCTTCAACGACTGGTTCATGCAAGAAGTTCGGAACATCAAGATGTAA
- the deoC gene encoding deoxyribose-phosphate aldolase, whose protein sequence is MTLTTQALAKYMDHTNLKADATEASIKQTCDEAKQFNTASVCVNSYWIPFVTEQLKDSDVNPIAVVGFPLGAMATASEVFEAQTAIDQGAEEIDMVINIGELKAGNESVIKDDIQALADAVHAKGKLLKVILETCLLTDDEIVLGCQLSEQAGADFVKTSTGFSTAGAKIADVKLMRQTVGDRLGVKASGGIHSKAEALAMIDAGASRLGVSATVAILTDQTADQNAGY, encoded by the coding sequence ATGACATTAACGACTCAAGCACTCGCCAAATACATGGATCACACGAACTTAAAGGCTGACGCGACGGAAGCGTCCATCAAACAGACTTGCGACGAAGCCAAGCAATTCAATACGGCTTCGGTTTGCGTCAACTCGTATTGGATTCCATTTGTGACCGAACAATTAAAAGATAGTGACGTTAATCCCATCGCCGTTGTAGGGTTCCCCCTCGGAGCCATGGCAACGGCAAGCGAGGTCTTCGAAGCACAGACCGCGATCGACCAAGGTGCCGAAGAAATTGACATGGTCATCAACATCGGTGAATTAAAAGCCGGAAATGAAAGCGTTATCAAGGACGACATTCAAGCCCTCGCCGACGCCGTTCACGCCAAAGGCAAGCTCTTGAAAGTCATCTTAGAGACCTGCTTGTTGACTGACGACGAAATTGTGCTGGGTTGCCAACTCAGTGAACAGGCCGGAGCCGACTTTGTGAAGACGTCGACCGGATTCTCCACGGCCGGGGCGAAGATCGCCGACGTGAAGTTAATGCGGCAGACCGTCGGTGACCGGTTAGGGGTCAAAGCTTCCGGCGGGATTCACAGTAAAGCCGAAGCCTTAGCCATGATTGATGCCGGTGCCAGTCGTTTAGGGGTCAGCGCGACCGTGGCCATTCTGACGGACCAGACGGCCGACCAGAACGCCGGTTATTAG
- a CDS encoding sugar-binding transcriptional regulator has translation MAETRDERLKQSLVVAKLYYQGDQSQSQIAQQLGISRPTVSRLLQFARQQGLVQIKIVDPMQTVQALETALKQQYAIEVHVVPTQMTPLNDLVNKVGQYAARYLEQIVTEHDIIGIGWGKTIYAIGMNLEPDALTGVEVVQLKGGVSYAKEHTYAFESLEAFANAFHTVPQYLPLPVIFDHQQTKELVEKEQHIQHLLALGRRANIAIYSVGTVRKTARLFQLEYLQDQEKQYLQAHAIGDIFSRYIDRRGQIVDPELNQRTIGISLDDLRKKQHSILVAAGDAKVPAVQAALEGGYPNCLIIDQHAAAELLKATAAD, from the coding sequence ATGGCAGAGACTAGAGACGAACGACTAAAACAAAGCTTGGTGGTGGCCAAGCTCTACTATCAAGGTGATCAGAGTCAAAGCCAGATTGCGCAACAACTCGGCATCTCCCGGCCTACGGTATCACGGTTGCTCCAGTTCGCCCGCCAACAGGGATTGGTTCAGATTAAAATCGTGGATCCCATGCAGACGGTTCAGGCACTGGAGACGGCCCTTAAGCAACAGTATGCCATCGAGGTTCACGTGGTGCCCACGCAGATGACGCCGCTAAACGACCTGGTCAACAAGGTCGGGCAGTACGCGGCACGCTACCTTGAGCAGATCGTGACCGAACACGATATCATCGGCATCGGGTGGGGGAAGACCATCTACGCCATTGGGATGAACCTGGAACCGGACGCGTTGACCGGAGTCGAAGTCGTTCAGCTTAAAGGGGGTGTGAGCTACGCCAAGGAACACACCTACGCTTTTGAAAGCCTGGAAGCCTTCGCGAACGCCTTCCACACGGTGCCCCAGTACCTACCCTTACCCGTCATCTTTGACCACCAACAGACTAAGGAATTAGTGGAAAAAGAACAGCATATTCAACACCTGCTGGCCTTAGGGCGGCGAGCCAACATTGCCATCTATTCGGTGGGGACCGTCCGGAAAACGGCGCGGCTCTTCCAACTCGAATACCTGCAGGACCAAGAGAAGCAGTACCTGCAAGCCCACGCCATCGGGGATATCTTTTCCCGGTACATCGACCGACGGGGCCAGATTGTCGACCCCGAGTTGAACCAGCGGACCATTGGCATCTCGTTGGATGACCTCCGCAAGAAGCAACATTCGATCCTGGTGGCGGCCGGGGATGCGAAGGTGCCGGCTGTTCAGGCAGCTTTAGAGGGCGGTTATCCCAATTGCCTGATTATTGATCAACACGCTGCGGCCGAATTGCTGAAAGCAACGGCGGCTGACTAA
- a CDS encoding NCS2 family permease: MEKEPVQVDQVASLNDLANEMPMREVWHHKDILRNEIIAGVTGFFAISYIIVVNPAILKDAGIPMDLSIFATIFSSFFGCMVMAFWANAPIILTPGMGVNAFFTYTIVVNMGLSWQEALGIAAVSSFVYMLIAFTRVSTILSASIPESLKHGITAGIGLYLVEIGLEKAGLIVAGKSSLIELGDLTQPTPLLALFGLALSLILYLRKVKGNFFIAIVATSLLAFFLGVKDSGTPTVDLARLGQYHKIVFQNDFSSFFTIPFILAAFSMTMILVFESMGLVQGLLPNQKKFKKTFEGGSVTTFLSGFMGTSPTVAAAESASGIESGGRTGVMALVAGLLFLLSLLFVPLLAYVPSAAIAPVIIITGALMMAAIAGIDLSDFSEWFPAFLIIVLIPFTNSISTGLAFGFVAYPIMKLALGRTYEVTGPLYLLGGLFLLDLVFSTLL, from the coding sequence ATGGAAAAGGAACCAGTTCAGGTAGACCAAGTTGCGTCACTGAATGATCTTGCCAATGAGATGCCTATGCGTGAAGTGTGGCATCACAAAGATATTTTACGGAATGAGATTATCGCCGGTGTCACCGGCTTCTTCGCCATTTCGTACATCATTGTCGTTAATCCGGCAATTCTAAAGGACGCGGGGATCCCCATGGATCTCAGCATCTTCGCCACTATTTTCTCGTCGTTCTTCGGATGTATGGTCATGGCCTTCTGGGCCAACGCACCCATCATCCTGACGCCGGGAATGGGGGTCAACGCCTTCTTCACCTACACCATCGTGGTCAATATGGGCCTCAGTTGGCAGGAAGCGTTGGGAATTGCGGCGGTATCCAGCTTTGTCTACATGCTGATTGCGTTTACCCGGGTCTCCACGATCCTATCGGCGTCGATTCCGGAGTCGTTAAAGCACGGCATCACCGCCGGTATCGGCCTGTATCTGGTCGAGATTGGTCTGGAAAAAGCCGGCTTGATTGTGGCCGGTAAGTCGTCGTTGATTGAATTGGGGGATTTGACCCAGCCAACGCCGCTATTAGCACTGTTCGGTTTGGCCTTGAGCTTGATTTTGTATCTGCGTAAGGTCAAAGGAAACTTCTTCATCGCCATCGTGGCGACCAGCCTCCTCGCGTTCTTCTTGGGCGTGAAGGATAGCGGGACCCCGACGGTCGACTTGGCCCGTTTAGGCCAGTATCACAAGATTGTCTTTCAGAATGATTTTTCAAGCTTCTTCACGATTCCGTTCATCCTGGCCGCCTTCTCGATGACCATGATTCTGGTCTTCGAGTCCATGGGGCTGGTCCAAGGCTTGTTACCGAACCAGAAGAAGTTCAAGAAGACCTTTGAGGGCGGATCGGTCACGACCTTTCTGTCCGGGTTCATGGGAACCAGTCCCACGGTTGCCGCGGCCGAGAGTGCCTCGGGAATCGAGAGTGGGGGTCGAACGGGAGTCATGGCGTTAGTCGCCGGCCTACTGTTCTTGCTCTCACTGCTCTTCGTCCCCTTACTGGCTTACGTGCCGTCCGCAGCGATTGCGCCCGTGATCATCATCACGGGGGCGCTGATGATGGCTGCCATTGCTGGGATTGATTTGAGCGACTTTTCTGAATGGTTTCCCGCGTTTCTGATTATCGTGTTGATTCCATTCACCAACAGTATTTCGACCGGGTTAGCGTTTGGTTTCGTGGCTTACCCGATTATGAAGCTGGCCCTAGGGCGGACTTACGAAGTCACCGGGCCACTCTACCTGTTGGGAGGATTGTTCTTACTAGACTTGGTGTTTAGCACCCTGCTGTAG
- a CDS encoding phosphopentomutase has product MAFHRIFVLDLAGVGMGEAPDANRFQSVGADTIGHVAQQWPGDLSLPTLQQLGFGNIRITNPIPGIPPVEQPTGYFGRLHMAAQDNRRATGLREMWDYTGPIRTESVFTTLTAAGYSVTLAGPFLSYLATQTPAERFQVGTNQAAFQILYDRLNAPVSGLTYVVLPEFRFAGEHQDLEASAQALQMTDQHLAQVIHDLGANDLLILTATHAADPIFGPTPTREYLPLLVYSPSRQASHALGIRRTLADVGATILENYGVAPTTTGHSLLNELTQ; this is encoded by the coding sequence TTGGCTTTTCATCGCATTTTTGTCTTAGACCTTGCCGGTGTCGGCATGGGAGAAGCCCCCGATGCCAACCGCTTTCAATCCGTGGGTGCGGATACCATTGGCCACGTTGCCCAGCAATGGCCCGGAGACCTGAGTCTCCCAACATTACAGCAATTAGGCTTTGGCAATATTCGGATTACGAACCCAATCCCGGGAATTCCGCCCGTGGAACAACCGACTGGTTATTTTGGTCGCTTGCACATGGCTGCACAAGATAATCGGCGGGCAACGGGTCTACGAGAGATGTGGGATTACACGGGTCCGATTCGTACCGAAAGCGTCTTCACGACGTTAACGGCGGCGGGGTACTCGGTAACCTTAGCCGGGCCGTTCTTGAGCTACCTGGCGACCCAGACGCCCGCCGAGCGGTTCCAAGTTGGGACCAATCAAGCGGCCTTCCAGATCTTATACGATCGGTTGAACGCGCCGGTCTCTGGTCTGACTTACGTGGTCTTGCCGGAGTTTCGCTTTGCGGGGGAACATCAGGACTTGGAGGCCAGCGCGCAAGCGTTGCAGATGACGGATCAACATTTGGCCCAGGTGATTCATGACTTGGGCGCCAACGACCTGTTGATCCTGACTGCGACCCACGCCGCCGACCCGATCTTTGGGCCGACACCGACCCGCGAGTACCTGCCCTTGTTGGTCTATTCACCGTCCCGGCAAGCAAGTCATGCGTTGGGCATTCGCCGGACGTTAGCGGATGTGGGGGCCACGATCCTCGAGAATTACGGGGTCGCTCCGACGACGACCGGACATAGCTTATTAAATGAATTAACGCAATAA
- a CDS encoding SDR family oxidoreductase has product MTNILVLGAHGKIAQLATAMMVKHHDLHLTLFLRNAQRLAGQVSDQVTVVEGDAGQPADLKAAMTGIDVVYANLAGSNIEDQAKNVVAAMDTAGVKRLIWISTLGIYDEVPGKYGEWNHQQLDGGYLETYAAAAKVIEASDLETTVIRPAWLSNHDEINYETTQKGEPFKGTEVSRKSIADLVTKLVLDPSQAIHESLGVNKPNTDGDKPAWY; this is encoded by the coding sequence ATGACAAATATCCTAGTTCTGGGCGCCCACGGGAAGATCGCCCAATTAGCCACGGCCATGATGGTTAAGCACCATGACTTGCACCTAACGTTATTCTTGCGGAACGCGCAACGGTTGGCAGGCCAAGTCAGCGACCAAGTCACGGTCGTTGAAGGCGACGCGGGCCAGCCGGCCGACCTGAAGGCGGCCATGACGGGAATCGACGTGGTTTACGCGAACCTCGCCGGTAGTAACATCGAAGACCAGGCCAAAAACGTGGTCGCTGCGATGGACACGGCGGGCGTGAAGCGGTTGATCTGGATCTCCACGTTAGGCATCTACGACGAAGTACCGGGGAAGTACGGCGAATGGAATCACCAGCAACTAGACGGCGGCTACCTGGAGACCTACGCGGCAGCGGCCAAGGTTATCGAGGCGTCGGACTTGGAGACCACCGTGATTCGGCCGGCCTGGTTGAGCAACCACGATGAGATCAACTACGAGACCACCCAGAAGGGCGAACCCTTTAAAGGGACGGAAGTTTCTCGTAAGAGTATCGCGGATCTGGTCACCAAGCTGGTGCTGGACCCTAGTCAGGCGATTCATGAATCCCTGGGGGTCAACAAGCCCAACACCGATGGCGACAAGCCGGCGTGGTATTAA
- a CDS encoding Panacea domain-containing protein, with translation MLHGNTDVLVTNLQLQKVLFFTLKQALNQQLLNESAIEKTYNQPFEAWRYGPVEREIYEKYKVYGADPITERDTENSEYQVLNSVIFQFLQRDPFELIHISHQEKLWSQHETYLIG, from the coding sequence GTGTTGCACGGCAACACCGATGTCTTAGTGACCAATCTGCAATTACAAAAGGTCCTGTTTTTTACACTAAAACAGGCGCTTAACCAGCAACTACTTAATGAATCTGCGATTGAAAAAACTTATAATCAGCCGTTTGAAGCTTGGCGGTACGGGCCGGTTGAGCGTGAGATTTACGAGAAGTACAAGGTCTATGGTGCTGACCCAATTACGGAGCGAGACACTGAGAATTCTGAGTATCAGGTATTGAATTCTGTGATTTTTCAATTTTTGCAACGGGACCCTTTCGAGCTTATCCATATTTCACATCAGGAGAAGCTTTGGAGTCAGCATGAAACGTATCTAATCGGTTGA
- a CDS encoding NupC/NupG family nucleoside CNT transporter, with translation MLVAINILGVIVYLAIAFLFSKDKKHINWRSVGIVLVINLLLAWFLTGFQIGRDIVQGAADGFNWLVEVSYQGIIFALPNWVTPMYGGTAKSMNFITSALLPILLIVPLFDILTYIGVLPWIIKWVGRGLSFITGQPKFESFFSVEMMFLGNTEALAVSKLQLQTMRKERDLTLAMMSMSCVTASILGAYTQMVPGQFVLTAVPLNILNAIIITNMLNPVKVAPEEDTIAKVGGAGAASEAAEADGAEENGKREPFFSFLGDSILGAGRLVLIITANVIAFVALAAMIDKILMLFNPWLTLEHILGVIMFPFAWLMGLNVHDAFQFAQFMGTKLVTNEFVVMGKLVGKINNPDLFSAHYRAVLTVFITSFANFGTTGMIIGAFKGMVDREKNDLISKNVGYMLLSGILVSLMSAGIVGLFVW, from the coding sequence ATGTTAGTCGCAATTAATATTTTAGGGGTAATTGTTTACCTCGCTATCGCTTTCCTGTTCTCTAAGGACAAGAAGCATATCAACTGGCGGTCTGTTGGGATCGTTTTAGTCATCAACCTGTTACTGGCCTGGTTCTTAACTGGGTTCCAGATTGGACGGGACATCGTGCAAGGTGCCGCGGACGGATTCAACTGGTTGGTTGAAGTTTCCTACCAAGGAATCATCTTTGCCTTACCTAACTGGGTAACGCCAATGTATGGTGGGACTGCGAAGTCTATGAACTTCATTACCAGTGCTCTGCTGCCAATCTTGTTGATTGTTCCACTGTTCGATATCCTGACTTACATCGGGGTATTGCCTTGGATCATCAAGTGGGTTGGTCGTGGCCTGTCCTTCATTACTGGTCAACCTAAGTTCGAATCATTCTTCTCTGTTGAAATGATGTTCTTAGGGAACACGGAAGCCTTAGCCGTTTCCAAGTTACAATTACAGACCATGCGTAAGGAACGTGACTTGACCTTAGCCATGATGTCTATGTCTTGTGTCACGGCGTCAATTTTGGGGGCTTATACCCAAATGGTGCCTGGTCAATTTGTTTTGACCGCCGTTCCACTGAACATTTTGAACGCGATTATTATTACCAACATGCTGAACCCTGTTAAGGTCGCACCTGAAGAAGATACGATTGCCAAGGTCGGCGGTGCTGGTGCTGCTTCTGAAGCTGCCGAAGCCGATGGTGCCGAAGAAAACGGGAAGCGCGAACCATTCTTCTCCTTCTTGGGTGACTCCATCTTGGGTGCCGGTCGTCTGGTTCTGATTATCACGGCCAACGTTATCGCCTTCGTTGCCTTAGCGGCCATGATCGATAAGATCTTGATGCTGTTCAACCCATGGCTGACTTTGGAACACATCTTGGGTGTAATCATGTTCCCATTTGCTTGGTTAATGGGTCTGAACGTCCACGACGCCTTCCAATTCGCCCAATTCATGGGAACTAAGTTAGTCACGAACGAATTCGTTGTCATGGGTAAGTTGGTCGGCAAGATCAACAACCCAGACCTCTTCTCCGCTCACTACCGTGCTGTCTTGACCGTCTTCATCACGTCATTCGCCAACTTCGGGACGACTGGGATGATCATCGGTGCCTTTAAGGGTATGGTTGACCGTGAAAAGAACGATTTGATTTCCAAGAACGTTGGTTACATGTTACTTTCCGGGATTCTGGTATCCTTAATGTCTGCCGGGATCGTTGGTCTGTTCGTTTGGTAA
- the deoD gene encoding purine-nucleoside phosphorylase, protein MSNHLEARMGDIADTVLMPGDPLRAKYIAETFLDNPVCYNRVRNAFGYTGTYQGHRISVQGTGMGIPSISIYANELINDYGVKKLFRVGTAGGMSPDVQLRDVVLAQGSSTDSAIIQNTFGPGMYYAPISDFGLLDTAYHAAQDLKIPVKVGNILAEDRFYNDEMDRQKLIDYGVVATEMESAALFMLAAKYQVKALSVLTISNHLITGESTKPEEREKSFNDMIKVALEAAIR, encoded by the coding sequence ATGAGTAATCATTTAGAAGCCCGAATGGGTGACATTGCCGACACTGTGTTGATGCCCGGTGATCCGTTACGCGCGAAGTACATTGCCGAGACTTTTCTGGACAACCCCGTTTGTTATAACCGGGTGCGCAACGCCTTCGGGTACACGGGGACCTACCAAGGCCACCGGATCTCCGTTCAGGGAACGGGGATGGGGATTCCGTCCATTTCAATCTACGCCAACGAACTGATCAACGATTACGGCGTTAAGAAGCTGTTTCGCGTAGGCACGGCTGGTGGGATGAGCCCGGACGTACAGCTCCGAGACGTGGTGCTCGCCCAAGGGTCCTCAACCGATTCAGCAATCATCCAGAACACGTTTGGTCCGGGGATGTATTACGCCCCCATCAGTGACTTTGGGTTGTTGGACACGGCTTACCACGCCGCACAAGACTTGAAGATTCCCGTTAAGGTTGGTAACATTTTAGCCGAAGATCGGTTCTATAACGATGAGATGGACCGCCAGAAGTTGATTGACTATGGGGTGGTCGCTACGGAGATGGAATCGGCAGCACTGTTTATGCTGGCGGCCAAGTACCAGGTCAAGGCCCTTTCCGTTCTGACAATCAGTAACCATCTGATCACGGGTGAATCGACAAAACCAGAGGAACGGGAAAAATCATTTAACGATATGATCAAGGTGGCGTTAGAAGCCGCGATTCGTTAA